The following nucleotide sequence is from Endozoicomonas sp. GU-1.
AATCTTGATCCTAAACCGCTTTGTCGGTTTGAAGAATACTAAGTTTGTATTAACGGTTCTCGCACTGTTTGGTTTCATATATTCTCTGTATGTTTCTTTTAATTTCCCTGAACAGGCTTATTATCTTTTGCCTGCACGTGCATGGGAAATGATGTTGGGTGGAATGGTTTATTTGTACCCATCTGATATGAGCAATAGGTCAAGGTATGCTCTGGAAAAAGTTGGTCTATTTTTTGTTCTTGCCTCACTTTTTATATTTTCAGAAACAGATGTATGGCCAGGTTATTTTTCATTATTACCTACCATCGGTATAGCTATTATTATTTTTTCCAATAGGGATGACTCTTATGCAACGAATAATAAAGTATTCCAGAGTATAGGAAGCGCGTCGTACTCTATTTATTTATGGCATTGGCCAATTGTTGTCGCTTTAAATTATTTTTCTTTGAATGATATTGCCTCTGTTGCTATTGGTATAATTACTACATTCTTTGCTGGTTATCTTTCCTACTATTTTATAGAAAAAAGATTTGTCTTTAAATTCTATGGGCTTTCTGCAAAAACAATTTTTCTTTATCCTCCATTACTAATGGTTATTACTATTGGAGCAGCAGGATCTTATATTTTTATTAACAACGGAGTGCCCGAAAGATTAAATAACCCTTCGCTTGTTAATATTGCACGGTCTCCAAAAGCTTTTGAATGCAATGGCAAGATTGAAAACCCTTGCAAATATTTTGGTGAAGATACAAAGTGGGCAACACTCGGTAACAGCCACTCCATTGAAATCGCTTATGCATTGGCTAGTAAATTAAAAGAAACCGGTACCGGATTAAAACAATTTAGCCTTTCAGCCTGTGATATAGCATATAAGCGAACAATAAATAATGCTTGTGTAAACTGGACTGATGCTGTTGCGGAGAAAATTATCACTGATGATAATATCAAAAATGTAGTTATTGGTTATCGCTATACTTCTAGCCTTTTTGGTGACAATATTTCAAGTTATCCTAATTTGCCTGATCAGCAACCAGCACTAGGTGAAGGTTTAACCAAAGTTGAAGGCCGAGCGAAACTAATGGAATCACTGACCCTTTTGATTAAAGATCTTGCTGATACTAAAGAAAAGGTATTTGTTATCATGCCAATACCTGAGCTTCCAGAAGATATAAATAAAGTGGCTTTCAGGGAAAATATTTTCGGAAATAAGATTGAAAGTATTATTGGAACAAGTCGGGAATATTATTTAATAAGAAATAAATTACCTAGAAATACATTATTAAATACTAAATTTCCGGACAATGTGTACTTGATTGATCCATTAGAATATTTTTGTGATGAAAAAAGCTGTTATTCATTTCGATATGGTGTACCGCTTTACCTTGATGATGATCACCCATCATTGAAAGGTGCCGATTTATTGGTTAGTAATATTCTATCGTTTATAAAATAAATCATATTATATAGAAGCTTCTGATTATCTGGCACTTTTACAGGTTGTCTGATAAAAAACCATAGTAAATTACAGAAGTAATCGGTAAGTGCCGATGTATCTTTCCCCATAGTAAAATGCTGCACCTAGTTAACCTGTTTTTAAGGGTTAACTGGATGCAGGTTTAGCATCATTTTCCCTATTAACAGACATTGATCATGAATTAGGGGTGAAAACTGCTTAGTCAACCTGCGTAAGAGCTGATTAAGTTTTCCCTTGCTAATTTTCTTACTAAAATACCTTCAAGGTTACTTCGCTAATTAAAAAATTCTAACTAAAAAGTATTCACCATGATTATCATGGCAGTGATTTATTATGAAAACTAGCAATGCTTTGAATACTTAAACAAATGGCCGGAAAGATATTTTCCTATAGTTTGTGTGTTTCTATAATTTATCATTTTACATTTAACTTAATTATGAGAAAGAATTATTCATGAAGGTGGCAATTGTACATGACTGGCTTGTGACC
It contains:
- a CDS encoding acyltransferase family protein, producing MNFRQDINGLRAIAVLSVVLFHFNENWLPGGFAGVDIFFVISGYLMTGIIFNGIEKKTFSLILFYMARARRIIPSLAVLCAFLLIFGWMFLTPLDFKPLSKHAASSLGFISNIIYSLETDGYFDAASKYKWLLHTWSLSVEWQFYVIYPVVILILNRFVGLKNTKFVLTVLALFGFIYSLYVSFNFPEQAYYLLPARAWEMMLGGMVYLYPSDMSNRSRYALEKVGLFFVLASLFIFSETDVWPGYFSLLPTIGIAIIIFSNRDDSYATNNKVFQSIGSASYSIYLWHWPIVVALNYFSLNDIASVAIGIITTFFAGYLSYYFIEKRFVFKFYGLSAKTIFLYPPLLMVITIGAAGSYIFINNGVPERLNNPSLVNIARSPKAFECNGKIENPCKYFGEDTKWATLGNSHSIEIAYALASKLKETGTGLKQFSLSACDIAYKRTINNACVNWTDAVAEKIITDDNIKNVVIGYRYTSSLFGDNISSYPNLPDQQPALGEGLTKVEGRAKLMESLTLLIKDLADTKEKVFVIMPIPELPEDINKVAFRENIFGNKIESIIGTSREYYLIRNKLPRNTLLNTKFPDNVYLIDPLEYFCDEKSCYSFRYGVPLYLDDDHPSLKGADLLVSNILSFIK